Below is a window of Paraburkholderia kururiensis DNA.
ACGGCGGCAAGCAGAATCGCGCCGCGCACGAGGTATTGGTAGAACGCGTCGATGTTGAGCAGGTTCATCACGTTCTCGACCGTGCCCATGATCAGCACGCCGATCACCACGCCCGAAATCGTGGCGCGACCGCCCAGCAGCGACACACCGCCCAGCACGCACGCCGAAATCACATTGAGTTCGAAGCCTTCGGCCGCATTCGGCTGGCCCGACGTGATGCGCGAGGCGAGGATCACGCCCGCGAGTGCCGTCACCGCGCCCTGAATGAGGAAGATCCAGACCCGCGTGCGCTCCACGTTGATCCCCGCGAGCCGCGAGGCTTCCGGATTGCCTCCGATGGCAAGCGTATTGCGCCCATACACGGTCTGGTTGAGCATCACGCCGAACACGATGAAGCACACGAGCGTGACCCAGATGGGCAGCGAAACGCCGAACATCGTAAGGCCGCCCAGCGCGATGAAGGTATCCGACGACACGCCCACGGCCTGGCCGTGCGAGACGATGAAGCCGAGGCCGCGCACGATTTCCATGGTGGCGAGCGTCGTGATCAGCGCGTTGATGCGCAGATACGCGATCACCGCGCCGTTCACGAAGCCGATTGCGGCGCCCGCGGCCACGGCGGCCACGATGGCGATGAACGTGTTGTTCGTGGCGTTCAGCACCATCGCGCAGAGCACGCCCGCGAACGCGACCGTGGAGCCGATGGAAAGGTCGAAGTCGCGCGAGGCGAGGCAGAACATCATCGTGCAGGCCACCATGCCGATCTGCGAGATCGACAGCGCGAGGCCCAGCATGTTCTCGATCGAGAAGAAGTGATCGACCGTCAGCGACATCGTGACGAACATCACCGCGAAGATGAGGATCAGGCTGTATTCGGTGATCTGCTGCCACCACTTCTGCCTGTCGCTGGTCTTCGGAATCAGCGCTTCCGCAGCGCTCTTGGCCGCTTCATGCGCGAGGTTCTCTCTGGCTTGCATTTGCTTCACTCCTCCCGTTCCCCACGGGTTGTCTCACTGTCTGTCCACCGGCGCCGGCGCGCGGTGCCGTTGCGCGCCGCGTTCAGGCAGCGCGCGCTTCGTTTTCCGCGTTGGCGCCGGGCGCGTCTTCCGGCAACGCAAGGCCCAGCACCGAGTGCTCCGTGGCCGCTTCACGCGAAAGCTCGCCCGCAATGCGGCCCTCGCGCATCACGATGATGCGGTCCGACACGCCGAGCACTTCGGGCAGCTCCGACGAAATCATCACGATCGCGCAGCCGCGCTCCGCGAGCTGATAGATCACGTGGTAGATCTCGTGCTTCGCGCCCACGTCGATGCCGCGCGTGGGCTCGTCGAGAATCACGACCTTGAGGTCGGGCTCCGCGAGCCAGCGCGACAGAATCGCCTTCTGCTGGTTGCCGCCCGAGAGGAAGCGAATCTTCTGCTTGCGGCTCGGCGTCTTGATCTTGAGCAGCTTGATGAATTCGTCGGCCGTCTGCGCTTCCTTGCGCCGGTTCAGGAACATGCCCGCGCGCAGGTAGTGCCGCCGGCAGCTGATGTTGATGTTCTCCGCCACGGAAGCCATCGCGACGATGCCTTCCTCCTTGCGGTCTTCGGGACACAGCACGATGCCCTGGCGAATCGCCTCGCCCGCGCTCTTCACGCGGATCGGCTCGCCGTCCAGTTCGATCTCGCCGCTCTTACGCTTGTCCGCACCGTAGACCAGATGCATCAGTTCGCTGCGGCCCGCGCCCACGAGGCCGAAGAAGCCGAGAATTTCGCCGCGCCGCACGTCGAAGCTCACGGGCTCGGCAAGCGGATGGCCGCCGATGTTCTTCGCCGCAAACCGCACTTCGCCGAGCGGTCGCGCGCGGTAGTTGTAGATGTCCGAAATTTCGCGGCCCACCATCTCGCTCACGATGGTCTCGCGCTTCACGCCTTCCAGCGACGGATGCGAAGCCACCTTGCGGCCGTCGCGGAAAATCGTGCACGCGTCGCAGAGCTGGTAGATCTCGTCCATGCGGTGCGAGATGTAGATGAGCGCGCGGTTGTCGGCACGCAGATCGCGCACGAGCTTGAACAGCACTTCGGTCTCGCGGTGCGAGAGCGAGCTTGTGGGTTCGTCGAGCGCAATCACGCGCGCGTTGCGCATGAGCGCCTTGCAGATTTCCACCATCTGCCGCTGCGCGATGGAGAGCTTGCGCAGCTTCACGTCCGGGTCCAGGTCCACGCCCATCGCGGCAAGCCGCTCGCGCACGAAGCGTCGCGCGGTGCGCTTGTTGACCCAGCCGAGCGCATTCGGCAAGCGCCCGAGCAGCAGGTTTTCCGCCACCGTCAGGTCCGGCACGTACTGCAGTTCCTGGTGAATCACCGCGATGCCGGCCGCAATCGATGCAGCCGCGCTCGAAAAATGCACCTCGTTGCCGTCGATCAGGATGCGGCCCGAGTCCGGCTGATACTCGCCGCCGAGGATCTTCAGCAGCGTGGACTTGCCC
It encodes the following:
- the araG gene encoding L-arabinose ABC transporter ATP-binding protein AraG: MSATLSFDNIGKVFPGVRALDGVSFEVRAGEVHGLMGENGAGKSTLLKILGGEYQPDSGRILIDGNEVHFSSAAASIAAGIAVIHQELQYVPDLTVAENLLLGRLPNALGWVNKRTARRFVRERLAAMGVDLDPDVKLRKLSIAQRQMVEICKALMRNARVIALDEPTSSLSHRETEVLFKLVRDLRADNRALIYISHRMDEIYQLCDACTIFRDGRKVASHPSLEGVKRETIVSEMVGREISDIYNYRARPLGEVRFAAKNIGGHPLAEPVSFDVRRGEILGFFGLVGAGRSELMHLVYGADKRKSGEIELDGEPIRVKSAGEAIRQGIVLCPEDRKEEGIVAMASVAENINISCRRHYLRAGMFLNRRKEAQTADEFIKLLKIKTPSRKQKIRFLSGGNQQKAILSRWLAEPDLKVVILDEPTRGIDVGAKHEIYHVIYQLAERGCAIVMISSELPEVLGVSDRIIVMREGRIAGELSREAATEHSVLGLALPEDAPGANAENEARAA
- the araH gene encoding L-arabinose ABC transporter permease AraH, producing the protein MQARENLAHEAAKSAAEALIPKTSDRQKWWQQITEYSLILIFAVMFVTMSLTVDHFFSIENMLGLALSISQIGMVACTMMFCLASRDFDLSIGSTVAFAGVLCAMVLNATNNTFIAIVAAVAAGAAIGFVNGAVIAYLRINALITTLATMEIVRGLGFIVSHGQAVGVSSDTFIALGGLTMFGVSLPIWVTLVCFIVFGVMLNQTVYGRNTLAIGGNPEASRLAGINVERTRVWIFLIQGAVTALAGVILASRITSGQPNAAEGFELNVISACVLGGVSLLGGRATISGVVIGVLIMGTVENVMNLLNIDAFYQYLVRGAILLAAVLLDQLKNRGSRD